GCCGGCGCAACCGCGCCATTGAGGTTCCCGCTTTGATCGGCCCATGCGCCCAGTGTGCCCGGGAGCAGCGTATCGGCCTTCAACCAAAGGCGAAGGTTTTCCACTGGGAGGAGTGCGCCTGAACTGTCCGACACGGCGGTGATGGTGGCTTCGTTACTCCATTCACTGACGGCGGTGGCGCTACGAGCGCGGACACGGTAAGTGTATTCCCTTTCAGCTTCAAGGGCGTTGTCGAAATGTGAAAGTCCACTGACGATACCGACGGTGGTGTAATCATCGTCGCCTTCCTTGCGCTGGACTTCGTAGCCTGTCCACGTGGATGGCTCGGCATTCCATTTGAGGCTGGCCTGTGTCGCGCCCAAAGTCTGCGCCGTCAAGTTTTCAGGCGCGGCGAGCATGTCGCCCGCTCCGGCAAGCTGATGTTTTCCGACAAGATAATCCTGCACTGTTTTTCGCTCTGCGCTGGAAAGCACTTTGTCGAAGACAAGAACCTCGGCGATGTCGCCGTCGAAATAATGGCTGCCGTTGCTGCCGAGACGCGGCGAGGTGCTCCAAGAAACGGTGTTACTTGTGGTGCGGTGCTGCATGGCACCGTTGAGGCGCGCGACCCATTCTCCAGCCTTGCTTGAAACGTTAAACACGTGCCATTGCGCGATGTTCGCCGTTGGAGTACCAAGGTTGCGCTGCGTATTAGTGCCAAAGTCCTCGTAGGGCGTGCCATTGGTTTGAGGATAGTAACTGTAATTATTGGAAGAACCCATGCGCCACAGGCCGCGCGCGGCGGACGGCGTCGCAGCGGCAGCCTTCAGCACAATAAATACCTCGCCCTCGGTCGCGCCATTCATGAAGTGGGGCAACGTGAGATGCTGACTTTTCGTGGCTTCGAAGTGCACCGATTTGTTTCCATCTTCGGCCTGCGTAACAGCAGGCGCATAGCTTGGGATTGATACGGCGGCGTCATTGAGGCAGCCGCTTTGGTCGTGCCAGACGCCAAGCGTGCCGGTGGCAAGCAGGTCGGCCTTCAACCACAGCCGAAGATTTTCCATGGGCATCGCGGCCGCGTCGCCAGTGGCGGCTGGCATGGTGACAGTCACTTCCTCGCTCCATTCGCTGGCGGCGATGGTGCTGCGCGCCCGAACCCGGTAAGTGTATTCCGTTCCTGATTCAAGATTGCTGTCGATGCAGGACAGCCCGTTGGCAGCGGTAATGATGGTATAATCGCCGCCGCCCGTTTTGCGTTGGACCTCGTAAGTGATCCACGCAGCGGGCTCGGCCTCCCATTTGAGGCTGGCTTGTGTTTCGTTGAAAGCATGCACGGTCAGGCTCCCGGGCGCGGCCAGTGTCCCATTCGTGCCGGCAAGCCGGTGCCGGCCAACCAGGTAATCCTGCACGGTGACGCGCTCCGCTTCGGAAAGCACTTCGTCGAACACGAGCACCTCGGCGATATCGCCGTCGAAATAGTAGATGCCGTTGCTGCCGAGCAGCGGCGAGGTGTTCCAAGTGACAGTGTTGCTTATGGCGCGGTGCTGCATGGCACCGTTAATGCGCGCGATCCACTCGCCGGCCTCGCTTGAAACGTTAAACACGTGCCACTGCGTGATGTCCGCCAGCGGCGTGGCAAGGCTGCGGCTGGTGCTGGCGCCAAAGTGGTCCGCGAGCGTGCCGTCGGTGTTGGGATAATAACTGGAATTTGAATGCCCCATCCGCCAGAGACCACGCATGGAAGACGGCTTGGTGGACTCGGTCTTCAGCACGATGAACACCTCACCCTCGGTCGCACCGTTCATGAGATTGGGCAACGCGAGTCGCTGGTTCTGCGCGGCGGCAAAATAGGCCGATTTTTTCCCGGTCGCATCCGTGGCGGCCTGCGGCGCGTAGATTATCGAAGGGGCGGCGGCGTGGCTGCCCTTGCCGGACTGGTCCCGCCAGAGCACGATTTTGCCTGTCTGCAAGGTGTCGGCCTTGAGCCAGAGGCGCAGTGCGGAAAGAGGGATAGCAGGGCCGGTTGTTTCTGTTTCTGCGGGGATGGTGATTGCAGCCTCGTTGCTCCACGCGCTTGCGTCCGCCGGTGTGTGTGTGCGGATGCGATAGGTGTAGGTTTGCCCCGGCTCAAGGCCGGCATCCACGTGCGATGTCCCGGCAGGGCGCGCGATGGCGGCGTAGGTTCCGTCGCCGGCCTTGCGCTGGAGTTCCTGCCATGTCCACGTCGCGGGTTGGTTTTGCCATTCGAGGGTCGCCTGTCCGTCCCCGATGACGCGTGCGCTTAATTGAGCCGGGGCATCCGGTTGCGCGCCTGCGGCGGGGATGTGTTTTCGCGCGAGGTAATTTGAAACGGTTTCGCGCTCGCTCGCGGAGAGGACGCGATTGTAGATGAGAATTTCGGCGATGTCGCCATCGAAACCGTTGCTGCCGTTGCTGCCGAGAAGCGGCGAAGTGGACCAGCGGACGGTATTGGTGTCGAAGCTCGCACGTTCCTGTCCGTTGAAACGGGAAACCCATTCGTCGGGCTTGCTGGAGATGTTGTAGAGATGCCACTGGACAAGGTCCGCCGTGGGCAGCCCGAGCGAACGTGAGGTATTCGTGCCCGCGTCATCATACACGGTGCCGTCGGTGTTCGGATAATAGCTGTAGCTGGAATAACCCATCCGCCACAAGCCGCGTATCGCGGACGGAGTGGCGGCGGCTTTGAGGATGATGAAAATTTCGCCCTCGGTCGTGCTGCTCATCAGGGCGGCAGGCAGGGCGAATCGCCGGTTTTGCGCGGCGGTGAATGTGACCGTGCCGTCGGCGGCGAGCGCGGGCATGGCGGCGACATTGGTTTGGGTGGCATGGTTGTTCTGGCCGGACTGGTCTTCCCAGCATGAGACGCGTCCGTTGCCCGCGATGGTGACTTGCTGGCCGGCGCGCAGCCACAGACGCAAACCGTCGGTGAGCGTGGAAGGCGCGGGGGCGGTCGTGGTTGTGATGGTAACCTCGTTGCTCCACTCGCCGTCACCAGCGATGGCAGCGGCGATTTTTATCCGGTAGGCATAGGTGTGGCCGGTCTGCACCGTACTGTCGGTGTGGGCGCGGTCGTGTTTGCCGAGTGTGGCGAGCGCGGCGTAGGCTCCGTTGTCGTCGCGACGTTGAAGGACAAGCTGCGCGTCGGTGTTGAGCGGCGGGAGCGTCCACGAGAGTTCAACGCCGGTGGGCACGACTTCGCGCGCGGCCAGCGCCGGCGCGGGCGGCGGCGCGGTGATGCCGAGCGCGTGGCGTTCGTCGAGGTAGGCGCGCACAGTGGCGCGCTCCGCGTCGGTGAGTGCGTGGTCGTAGATGAGGACTTCGGTGATTTCACCGTCGAAACCGTAACTGCCGTTGCTTCCGATGAGCGGCGCGGTGTTCCACGAGACGGTGTTTGTCGTCGCCCGGAATTGCTCGATGTCGTTGAGGCGGGCGACCCATTCGCCGGGCTTGGCCGTGACGTGATAGAGGTGTTTTTGCGAAAAATCGGCTTTGGGCGCGCCAAGTTGCCGTTGGGTGTTGCTGCCAAAATTATCCGAGAGGGTGCCGTCGGAGTTTGGATAATAGCTGTAGCTGGAATATCCCATCTGCCAGAGGCCGCGCGTCGCGGACGCGGTGGTATTCGATTTGAGAATCACAAAAACCTCGCCCGATGTCGCGCCGGTCATGAGCGCGGTGGGAAGGGCAAAATACTGGTTAGCGGCGGAGCCGCTGAAGAGGATGGCTCCGGTTGGTGCAAGCGCGGGCTGGCTGGCGAGGACGGCTTGCGTGGCGTGGTTGTTTTGGCCCGATTGATCGCGCCAGACCGCAAGGCGTCCGGTCGTGTCGGACACGAGGCCCCGGTCGGCGCGCAGCCAGAGGCGCAACCCTTCGGTTTGAGTGAGGACGCCGGGGGCGGCGCTGGTGGGGATGGTGACGGTGGCCGTGCTGGTGGAAATGGTTTCGCGTCCAATCGCGTCGCGGGCGCGGAAGCGGTATGTGTAGATATGGCCAGCGGCGACAGTTGCATCCGTGAAGTCACCAGACATGGCGTTGCCATGCGCGAAACTGAAAACGGCGGCGAAGTCGCCCGATGCGCCCGCGCCTCCCGTGCGGCGTTCAAGCGTGTAGGTGACGCCGATGGGGGGCGCGTCCGGGAGCGTCCATGTGACCAGCGCAGAGGACGGGGAGTCGGGCGTTGCGTCAAGCGTGTGGGGTGTTTCGGGCGCGGCGGCGGGTTCGGGCAGCGCGGCGCAACGCGAGTTGAAATACCTCGTGAGACGCTCGCGCTCCGTTGTCGTGAGCACGCGGTCAAAGACGATCAACTCGGCAATGTCGCCGTGGAAATACGCCGTGCCCGCGCCGAGCCTGGGGATGCCGCTGAACGAAACGGTGTTGGCGGTGGCGTCGCGGTATTGCTCCAAACCGTTGAGGCGGGCGATCCATTCGCCGGGCCTAGCGGTGACGTTGTAGAGGTGCCATGCGGTGGTCGCGGCGAGGGGCTGGCCGAGAGGACGCACGGTGCTGGTGCCGAGGCTTTCGGTGAGCGTATCGTTATTCTGCGGATAATAACTGGTGCTTGGGCCGAACTGCCACAGGCTGCGCGTGGCGGCGGGCGTCGTCGTCGCGGTTTTTAAGACGACAAAAACATCGCCGGTGGCCGCGCTGGTGAAGAGCGTGGAGGGAAGCGCGAGGTATTGGGGTTGCGCGCCGTTGAACGCGACCGTGGTCGAGCGGGGCGTGTCCGGCGAGTCGCCGACAAGGGGCTGGTTCGCCACGAGCGTCTGCGCGGCGTGGTTGTTTTTCCCGGACTGATCCTCCCACGAAACGATGCGTCCGCCGGGGGCGGTCACCAAGCCAAGGTCGGCGCGCATCCAAAGATGGAGGTTTTGCGGCGCGATGTCGGCGGGCCAGATGCTGTCGGCGGCGGTGTCTGCCGGCGTGGTGACGGTCGCGGTCGCGCTGTAGGCGGACTCGCGGCCTGCGGTGTCGCGAAATTTCAGGCGGTAGGCGCAGGTCGTGCCGGGCGTGAGGTTGCGGTCGGCGTAGTCGCTGCGATTTTCGTAGCCGAGCGCGAAGCGGCGGATTTCTTCAAAGGCATTTGTGTTTCCAATGCTGCGCTCCAAGATGACAGCCATGCCTGTTTCAAGCGCGGCGGGAGGCGTCCAGCGCACGGCGATGGTGGTGGCTGATTCGGCTGCCGCAGTGAGACCGATCGGCGCAGCGGGAGGGGCGGGAGGTTGTGGAGTGGCGTCGGGATTGGCGCGGGCTTCGAGATAACGGGTGAGTTGTTCGCGCTCGGCGTCGGTAAGCACGCGGTCGAAGATGAGGATTTCCGAAACGTCGCCGTCGAACCAAGTGCCGCCGTTCGTGCCGAGTTGCGGCGCGGTCACGAAGGACGGTGCGTTGGTCGCGATTTGGTATTGAATGAGGCCGTTGATGCGCGAAGTCCAGTTGCCCTGCGCCGCGCTGACGCTGTAGGTGCGCCACTGGTTGAGCGGAAGAACGGGCGCGCCTTGGAGTTGGTTGGCGTTGCTGGCGGTGCCGTCGGTCAGGTCGCCTGTGCTGGCGGGATAAGCGGCACCGTAAGAGCTCCATTTCCAGAGGCTGTTGTCGGCGGCGTAGGTGGTTGCGCCGGTCTTGACGCGAACGATGAACTCGGCGGCGGTCGCACCGCGCATCACATCGAGAAAAGCGAGGCTGTGCTTTTGCGCGGCGGTGAAGCGCAAAACCGGCGCTCCGGTGACGGCGTCAGTGGCGCGCAAAGGCTGGTTCGCGGGCGCAAGTTGCACGGCGTGGTTGCCGGAGCCGGACTGGTCCTGCCAGCGTTGCACGCGGGTTTCGGCGGCAGTGCCGGTATGGATAAAAACGCCGTGGTCGGCGCGCAGCCACAGACGGAGGTTTTCCGGCGCGGGCACGGCGGGCAGCGCATCGTCGGTGGTGATGGTCAGCGGTGTGGCGGTGGTGGCGTAGCCGGACTCGCCATGCCAGTTGCGCGCTTTTGCGCGATAGGTGTAAGCGACGCCGGGTTGCGCGCCGGTGTCTGTGAAGTCATGCCATTCGGTGCGGGCGATTTCCTCGAAGTCACCGTTGCCTGCGCTGCGTTCAATAATGTATTCGTGCCAGACGGATGGAGGCGCGGCGGACGCATCCCATGTGAGTTCGACGCCGCCCTGAACGCCGGGGCGGGCCTGCAAGTCGGCGGGCGTCTCGGGCGCGGCGGTGACGAGGCCGTGGCGGGCGTTGAGGTGGAGGCGGACTTGCTCGCGTTCGGTATCGGTGAGCACGCGGTCGTAAATGATGACTTCCTCGATGTCGCCGTCGAAAGCATAGCTGCCATTATGCCCGAGCAGTGGCGCGGTGTTCCATGAGACGGTGTTGGTGTCGGCGCGGGTTTGCCCGAGTCCGTTGAGGCGCGACACCCACGAGCCGGAAACGGCGGATATTTCCAAAAGGTGGCGCTGGGTGATGTCAACTTGCGCGGTGCCGAGATCGCGGGCGGTGTTGGAACCGAAGCCATCAGTGAGCGTGCCATTGGTCTGCGGATAATAGCCCGTGGCCGTGCCGACGCGCCAGAGACCGGAATAGGAGGCGGGCTTGAGCGCGTTGTTTTTCAGGATGACAAACACGTCGCCGGCAGCGGCTCCGGTCATGAAACTGGCGGGCAGGTCGAGTTTTTGCTGGCTGGCGCGCGTGAAGCGCACGACGGGCCGGGCATCGGGCGTGGACGCGGCGGCAAGCGCGGGGCGCGAGGCGGCGGCTGTTTGCGCGGCATGGTTGTTGGAGCCGCTGATGTCGGCCCACTGCGATACGGTTCCCGCAGCGTCGGCGGTCACGCCGAGATCGGCGCGCAGCCACAGGCGCATCCCCTCAACGGGAACGACGCCGGCGCTGTCTTCCGCCACGGACAGGGTGACGGTGTTGCCATAGCCGGACTCCCCGGCCCAGTTGCGCATTTTTAGGCGATAATGATAAGCGCCTGCCGCGAGCCCCTGATCAAGATGGCCGCGCGCCCCGATGCCGAAGCGTCCGGCCTCATTCCAAACGGAGCCGTCTGGCGAGCGCTCAAGCACGTATTCCGTCCAAGCGGTCTCGGCGGGCGCGTCCCACGAAAGATAATTTTGCCCGGCCCCGGCGGACTGCCCCGCCAGCACCGGCGGCGCGGCGGGCGGCTCAATGCCCGGCAGGGTGTATTTGGAATACAAATACATTCCAGCCGCCTGACGCTCTCCCTCATCGAGCACGCGGTCAAAAACCAGCACCTCGGCGATGTCGCCGTCGAACGCGTAGCCTTGGTGGCTGCGTCCAAGATAGGGCGCGCTGTAAAAGCTCACAGTGTTTGATGTCACCCGGTAATGGGTCTTGCCGTTGACGCGGCTCTCCCAGTGGCCGGCTTTCGACGAGACGTTGTAGATGTGCCATTGGGTGATGTCCGGCGGTGCTCCCGCTGTCTTTGCCACATTGCTGCCAAAGTCATCCACGATGCTGCCGTTGCTCGCCGGATAATGCGTCGCGTAGCCCGCGCCGCCAAACCACCACAGTCCCCGATGGCTGCCGGGGGATGCCTGCGCCGCCTTCACCAAGACAAAAATTTCCCCTTCCGTCGCGCCGCCCATCACGTTGCTGAACTGCATCCACTGGTTCGCCGAGGCATTGAACCGCACCACAGGCCAGCCGTTCAAATCGGACGATCCCGATATCACCAACGGTTGATTGGAAGCGCTTCCCTGATTCGCCCCGTTGCCATGCCCGCTCTGGTCGGCCCAGTGGCCCAGCACGCCCAATGTCTGCGCATCGGCCCGCAACCACGCCCGCATTCCATCCACGGGCATGGCGGCACCGTGCTCTGGCAACGTCACGGATGCTTCGTTGCTGTAATCAGACTCTCCCGCGTAGCTGACGGCCTTCACCCGGTAAACGTAGCTGCTCCCGGCCTCCAAGCCGCTGTCCACATGGCTGCGGCCCTCCTTCACTCGCCCCATCTCCTCATAGGCTCCGCCTGCGGCATCCCGGCGCTCAATCACATAAGTGATGGCACCCGCGCCCGCCTCGGCTTCCCATGTCAGTCCGACCTGCGTCGCACCTATCGCCCTCGCGGCTAGATTCGCCGGCGTGCCGGGCGGCTCGACGCCGGCCAGGGTGTATTTGGAATGCAAATACGTTCCCACCGTATTACGCTCCTCTTCTTCGAGCACGTGGTCGTAAATGATTACCTCCGCGATGTCGCCGTCGAACACATA
This genomic stretch from Termitidicoccus mucosus harbors:
- a CDS encoding fibronectin type III domain-containing protein; translation: MKKDTSSGRISSRLLPAIIAAFCVTLASLALTVGPAHETKIAGEGRLEASAPASAVSVLYNNAVPSSLNFLSTVPALMNGGTSGANAANSTPAWQSVSVVPGPAADGSNQLKLYDAGSPLLPSGLSLQNVATQNNTARNGGWRARIDADGGVWMWVETGEATESEDDEETTGGSGQSKVNGLPPVGTLALGGGHAVALTQDGEVWAWETASGTYPGGAASPSQPVKLAGLPEVVSIGAWREYGFAKGGDGAIWLWQGIENKYAALTDEELAAAIGILTGNTPPQNTPQPSFAPKAARMLMSGAMMQSSAAPAPLAPPTDGLRLWLKADAGVVTGTDGKISQWTDQSGLNNHATQGSAAYRPEVAAETLNGLPVVKFTASTNQWMQFGNVMSGATQGEIFVLVKAAQATPGTHRGLWWFGGAGGATHYPASNGSVVDDFGSNAAKTAGAPPDITQWHIYNVSSKAGDWESRVNGKTHYRTTTNNVSFYTAPYLGRTNQGYAFDGDIAEVIIYDRVLDEEEREAVGTYLYSQYTLAGVEAPDAPANLAARPISPAQAGLTWEAEAASSAITYVVERKDTTSETYEIVARVKEGRSYVDSGLDAGTSYVYRIKATSYAGASGYSNEASVTLPTHGTAMPMNGMRAWLRADAQTLGVLGHWADQSGHSNGANQGTASNQPLVVSGSSGLNGWPVVRFEAAKNQWMQFGNVMSGAAEGEIFVLVKAGQATPGTHRGLWWFGGAGGATHYPASSGSVVDDFGSNAAKTAGAPPDITQWHIYNVSSKAGDWESRVNGKTHYRTTSNSVYFYTAPYLGRTNQGYAFDGDIAEVIIYDRVLGEGEREAVGMYLNSKYTLAGIEPPDAPENLAARGISATQAGLTWQAESTSSAITYVIERRDETGGTYEVVARIKDGRSYVDSGLEPGASYIYRVKAVSYTGASDYSDEAPVTLPAHGVAMPTEGMRAWLRADAQTLGVLGYWADQSGHGNGANQGSAANQPEVVDGDLNGWPVVRFEAAKNQWMQFGNVMSGAAEGEIFVLVKAGQATPGTHRGLWWFGGAGGATHYPASSGSVVDDFGSNAAKTAGAPPDITQWHIYNVSSKAGDWESRVNGKTHYRTTSNSVYFYTAPYLGRTNQGYVFDGDIAEVIIYDHVLEEEERNTVGTYLHSKYTLAGVEPPGTPANLAARAIGATQVGLTWEAEAGAGAITYVIERRDAAGGAYEEMGRVKEGRSHVDSGLEAGSSYVYRVKAVSYAGESDYSNEASVTLPEHGAAMPVDGMRAWLRADAQTLGVLGHWADQSGHGNGANQGSASNQPLVISGSSDLNGWPVVRFNASANQWMQFSNVMGGATEGEIFVLVKAAQASPGSHRGLWWFGGAGYATHYPASNGSIVDDFGSNVAKTAGAPPDITQWHIYNVSSKAGHWESRVNGKTHYRVTSNTVSFYSAPYLGRSHQGYAFDGDIAEVLVFDRVLDEGERQAAGMYLYSKYTLPGIEPPAAPPVLAGQSAGAGQNYLSWDAPAETAWTEYVLERSPDGSVWNEAGRFGIGARGHLDQGLAAGAYHYRLKMRNWAGESGYGNTVTLSVAEDSAGVVPVEGMRLWLRADLGVTADAAGTVSQWADISGSNNHAAQTAAASRPALAAASTPDARPVVRFTRASQQKLDLPASFMTGAAAGDVFVILKNNALKPASYSGLWRVGTATGYYPQTNGTLTDGFGSNTARDLGTAQVDITQRHLLEISAVSGSWVSRLNGLGQTRADTNTVSWNTAPLLGHNGSYAFDGDIEEVIIYDRVLTDTEREQVRLHLNARHGLVTAAPETPADLQARPGVQGGVELTWDASAAPPSVWHEYIIERSAGNGDFEEIARTEWHDFTDTGAQPGVAYTYRAKARNWHGESGYATTATPLTITTDDALPAVPAPENLRLWLRADHGVFIHTGTAAETRVQRWQDQSGSGNHAVQLAPANQPLRATDAVTGAPVLRFTAAQKHSLAFLDVMRGATAAEFIVRVKTGATTYAADNSLWKWSSYGAAYPASTGDLTDGTASNANQLQGAPVLPLNQWRTYSVSAAQGNWTSRINGLIQYQIATNAPSFVTAPQLGTNGGTWFDGDVSEILIFDRVLTDAEREQLTRYLEARANPDATPQPPAPPAAPIGLTAAAESATTIAVRWTPPAALETGMAVILERSIGNTNAFEEIRRFALGYENRSDYADRNLTPGTTCAYRLKFRDTAGRESAYSATATVTTPADTAADSIWPADIAPQNLHLWMRADLGLVTAPGGRIVSWEDQSGKNNHAAQTLVANQPLVGDSPDTPRSTTVAFNGAQPQYLALPSTLFTSAATGDVFVVLKTATTTPAATRSLWQFGPSTSYYPQNNDTLTESLGTSTVRPLGQPLAATTAWHLYNVTARPGEWIARLNGLEQYRDATANTVSFSGIPRLGAGTAYFHGDIAELIVFDRVLTTTERERLTRYFNSRCAALPEPAAAPETPHTLDATPDSPSSALVTWTLPDAPPIGVTYTLERRTGGAGASGDFAAVFSFAHGNAMSGDFTDATVAAGHIYTYRFRARDAIGRETISTSTATVTIPTSAAPGVLTQTEGLRLWLRADRGLVSDTTGRLAVWRDQSGQNNHATQAVLASQPALAPTGAILFSGSAANQYFALPTALMTGATSGEVFVILKSNTTASATRGLWQMGYSSYSYYPNSDGTLSDNFGSNTQRQLGAPKADFSQKHLYHVTAKPGEWVARLNDIEQFRATTNTVSWNTAPLIGSNGSYGFDGEITEVLIYDHALTDAERATVRAYLDERHALGITAPPPAPALAAREVVPTGVELSWTLPPLNTDAQLVLQRRDDNGAYAALATLGKHDRAHTDSTVQTGHTYAYRIKIAAAIAGDGEWSNEVTITTTTAPAPSTLTDGLRLWLRAGQQVTIAGNGRVSCWEDQSGQNNHATQTNVAAMPALAADGTVTFTAAQNRRFALPAALMSSTTEGEIFIILKAAATPSAIRGLWRMGYSSYSYYPNTDGTVYDDAGTNTSRSLGLPTADLVQWHLYNISSKPDEWVSRFNGQERASFDTNTVRWSTSPLLGSNGSNGFDGDIAEILIYNRVLSASERETVSNYLARKHIPAAGAQPDAPAQLSARVIGDGQATLEWQNQPATWTWQELQRKAGDGTYAAIARPAGTSHVDAGLEPGQTYTYRIRTHTPADASAWSNEAAITIPAETETTGPAIPLSALRLWLKADTLQTGKIVLWRDQSGKGSHAAAPSIIYAPQAATDATGKKSAYFAAAQNQRLALPNLMNGATEGEVFIVLKTESTKPSSMRGLWRMGHSNSSYYPNTDGTLADHFGASTSRSLATPLADITQWHVFNVSSEAGEWIARINGAMQHRAISNTVTWNTSPLLGSNGIYYFDGDIAEVLVFDEVLSEAERVTVQDYLVGRHRLAGTNGTLAAPGSLTVHAFNETQASLKWEAEPAAWITYEVQRKTGGGDYTIITAANGLSCIDSNLESGTEYTYRVRARSTIAASEWSEEVTVTMPAATGDAAAMPMENLRLWLKADLLATGTLGVWHDQSGCLNDAAVSIPSYAPAVTQAEDGNKSVHFEATKSQHLTLPHFMNGATEGEVFIVLKAAAATPSAARGLWRMGSSNNYSYYPQTNGTPYEDFGTNTQRNLGTPTANIAQWHVFNVSSKAGEWVARLNGAMQHRTTSNTVSWSTSPRLGSNGSHYFDGDIAEVLVFDKVLSSAERKTVQDYLVGKHQLAGAGDMLAAPENLTAQTLGATQASLKWNAEPSTWTGYEVQRKEGDDDYTTVGIVSGLSHFDNALEAEREYTYRVRARSATAVSEWSNEATITAVSDSSGALLPVENLRLWLKADTLLPGTLGAWADQSGNLNGAVAPAPVNAPLVTQDESDGIAVHFDATKNQHLGLPNFMNGAAEGEAFVVLKASSAQPSASRGLWRMGSSSYNYYPHTNGTLYEDFGTNTQRSLGAPAANIAQWHVYNVSSKAEEWMARINGTQQIHSASNTVYWHSSPLLGSTGSRGFDGDIAEVLVFDKVLTAAERATVQNYLAGKHRLAGTDDTLASPENLTARVLGATQASLKWNAVPSAWVAYEIQRRTSGGGYATITTASGLSHLDSTLEAETEYTYRVRARSATAVSEWSNEATITAVSDSSGALLPVESLRLWLKADTLLPGTLGAWADQSGNLNGAVAPAPVNAPLVTQDESGGIAVHFDATKNQHLGLPNFMNGATEGEAFVVLKASSAQPSASRGLWRVGSSSYNYYPHTNGTLYEDFGTNTQRSLATPAINITQWHVYNVSSKAGEWMARIDGTQQAYSTSNTAYWHSAPLLGSNGNHGFDGGVAEVLVFDKVLSEEERAIVNNYLVLKNTLDGGVSLSGEITLSVTLQSSSKARLAWTGFPYSWIDYTVERQNNDGTWTPLFSKRDSFTYMDTVGGLSQTYRYRIRARNLHGAILYSNEATITTPGLDVFVPIGGENFSIGGSGLTFLDVSAGAEYAFSVSSAGDYRCDLVVSPVFHKNVFGPIQLDIWMDDIWIGRHTVTSTAQYQNLSQFFHLAVPGVHRIRFHQLSSSLQRTLQINNLEITPVTVSELPQTQRDTIASLCGMDAQGAVQSKVSPYCLEGGEWMPGDLQLSIAGEPVQVLPQLRGRWYANIPLVPETAVSVSANFAQGLTDENCAITWVPTNILTDTAPFILRRHDRLLLTACEEATPSDAAVTLAITTPAGITETLTTTVAAPLEYCFAEAGVYQITATLSETGNAPVSNTLEVQARAVTLDGGPLVTFTGNYNTPLAVTVDSGPIAMSADAGISGVSASVSSSTTLDIKSTSSAAGRIVARTGAPSGTILGTVAVESPRSFLRPCDWGMMPAVFTLATGEKVVKVTFITDELPDGWYLIMNAFGGGVTALDGSRRTRFEKSDFVSGVLEIYYLTTGTSACHTAILYDDQGRAVMSW